The DNA sequence CCTGCTCGCAATGGAAAACATCCCCCGTACCGAACCCATTACCAAGCCGTTGAGGGTGCCTAAGCAGGAGATGACGACAAACACGGTCAGCAGAGTTCCTCCGAGACGACCGAATACCAGTGAAATTACCTGGACCGGAGCTGCGTCACCGGCTGCCATAACCTGATCGTTGGAAAGAAAGCCGCTGATGCCGAGGTAGTAAAGCATGTAAACAAGAACTACGACCGAAGCCCCCACTACAAGGGCCTTTGGAAGATTCTTTTTTGCATCTTTAAGCTCGGCATTGATGGATGTGGCGATGATCCAGCCCTCATAGGCGAAGGCCGTCGCAAGGGTTGCTACGGCAAGCCCTCCTCCCGAAATGTTCTGAGCGCTAACGGTAAAGCTCTGGATAGTCTGTCCCGTAACAAGCCCGCCGATGATTCCCACGATTGCTACCAGTCCAAGGGGAATTAATTTGATGATGGTTGCCGAAACCTGCCACTTGCCTGCAAGGACAGGAGAAAAAATGTTCAACAGGAAAAAGAGAACCAGATAGACGGCGGAAAGGGGCCACAGCAGCTGGGGCAAACCGAGCAGTCCTACCGTATAGTTTGCCGAGACCCAGGCAAGGACCGAGACGAGGGTTGGATAATAGATAAAGGTCATGAACCAGGCAACCAGGTAGCCTGCCTTTTTACCGTAAGCGGCCTCAAAGTAATCGACAACGCCGTTGACCTTCTCGATCCGAGTCGCCATCTTCGAAAAGACATAGCTGGTAACGACCATGATCGTACCGCCGATCAACCAGGCCAGCAGTGCAATCGGAAGTCTTCCTCCCGATGCCTTCAAAACGTCGTCTGCCTTAAAAAAGACCCCCGATCCAATTACGATTCCTACTACCATGGAGGTAGCCGTCCAGAAACCGTATTTTTTCTGTAATGCTTCCATAATACCAAAAAGCTCCTATAGGTGTGGGTGTTGAATAAACACAGTATTATAGCGCTTCATCCTGGTATCGACCAGGGGAATATGATCCCAAATATGATTGACAATTGCTGCCACATGTTCTCTTGCATGGATCCTCTTACGGAGAGAAAACTTGATTACCTGAATTCTGCTAAACTATTATAATTAGTTGACACTATTTATGGGGAGTGGTATAAACAGCGTGAAATAACACTGTTATGTTGAGAGGGCGCTAATGAAACAGGATGATACCGTTACACGGCAGAGAATTCTGGTTTCCGGCAAGGAAGAGTTTTTGGAAAAGGGCTTTGTGCATGCTTCTCTGCGGACCATAGCAAAGAATGCGGGTGTCACGACCGGAGCCATCTATCTCTATTATGAAAACAAAGAGGCCCTTTTTAATGCCCTCGTTGCCGAACCGGTCCAAATGCTTCTGGGCGAGTACAGGCGTGTACAAGACGAATTTGCTTCACGTTCCCCGCAGCAACAATTGAACGTCATGCATGAGATTTCGGAAGCGTGCCTCGAATGGATGATCGACCATATCTACGAGCATTACGATGCCTTTAAGCTTGTCGTCTGCTGTTCTACCGGCACCCGATATGCGGCATTCATCGAGCAGATGGTGGAGATCGAGGTGCGCTCCTCCTATAACTTTTTCGAAATCATGGAAGAGATGGGAAAGAAGGTGCGTCCCATGGATGACGAACTCATCCATATTCTGGCGAGTGCACTTTTCTCGGGTTTTTTTGAGATCGTTGTTCACGACATGAATAAGGAAAAAGCCAAGGAGTATGTAGCCTGCCTCATGGAGTTTTATGAAGCGGGTTGGGACCGATTGCTTGGCTTATAGAGGTTTTTTATACGTTTTACCACAGGAGAAGCATACGATATGGGAGAAAAACAGATGCAAAGCGGGTTTTCCCGCTTAAAGGAGTTGGCGGCCGGTCATAGGGGAAGCTACATTGCCTCGGTCGTCTTCGCGATACTTGGGGTGGCGGGAACCATGGTTCCCTACATCGCTGTCTCGCACATCATCATCAAACTGATCGAGGGGCAAAGGAGCTTCGCTTTTTACCTTTCCTGGTGCGCCGTTGCCGCTTTAGGATATCTTGCGAAGTCGGTATTCCACAGTATTTCCACGACCTTGTCTCACAAGGCGACCTTCGCCGTGATTTCGGAGGTTCGGTACAGAATCGCCGAGAAACTTACAAGGGTTCCCATGGGGTATGTACTCAATACCCCTTCGGGAAAGATAAAAAACAGCATGGTGGAAAAGGTGGACAGTATCGAACCGGCCCTGGCTCATGTTCTTCCGGAGATGACATCAAATCTGCTGATCCCTCTTTGCATTGTCTGCTACCTTTTTGTTCTCGACTGGCGTATGGCGTTGATCTCCCTGATAACCCTGCCGATCGGAGCCCTCTGCTACATGGGGATGATGAAGGATTATGAGACAAAGTTCGGGAAGTATGTCGGGGTCAGTAAGCATATGAATGCCACAGCCGTGGAGTATATCAACGGCATAGAGGTCATCAAGGCCTTCGGCCGGTCGGCAAGCTCCTATGCCAAGTTTTCCAAGGCTGTTAGGGAGAATGCGGAGTATGGTCTTTCCTGGATGAAGGAGGTCCAGATCTACTTTGCCATGGGAATTGGCATCTGGCCCTCTGTCCTGATCGGTGTCCTGCCGCTGGGCTGTGTTTTTTACATGAACGGAAGCCTTTCCGCTCCAGTTTTTATTACCGTGATGATCCTTGCCCTTGGTATCGTTGCCCCCTTGCTTTCAGCTCTCTACTACACAGACGATATCGCAAAGATCGGAACCATCATGGGGGACATTGGATCGCTCCTGGACGAAAAGGAGCTTATCAGATCCCGGATACCGGCAAAGCCCCAGGGCCTTGATATCGAGCTTCGCAATCTTTCGTTCTCCTACGACAAGATAGAGATACTCCACAATGTCTCCTTATCCATCCCCGCCTTCAGTGTTACGGCCCTTGTCGGCCCATCCGGCGGCGGGAAAAGCACCATTGCCAAGCTGATCGCCTCATTCTGGGACGTCGACGGCGGGAGTGTTTCAATCGGCGGCGTAGATGTGAGGAAGATTCCAAGCGAGCAACTGAACGATTTGATCGCTTATGTCGCCCAGGACACCTACCTCTTCGACGAGACGGTCCTGGAGAATATCCGCATGGGAAACCCAAAGGCCTCCGACGATGCGGTAAAGGCGGCGGCTCAATCCGCCGGTTGTCATGATTTTATCCTCGCCCTCGAACACGGCTACGATACCGTCGCAGGAGGGGCAGGGGGACACCTATCCGGCGGTGAACGCCAGCGGATTGCCATTGCCCGCGCCATGCTGAAAGATGCACCTATCGTCATTCTTGATGAAGCCACGGCCTATACCGACCCGGAAAATGAGTCGGTGATTCAGTCCGCCATCGCAAAGCTGGTGGAGGGAAAGACCCTTATCGTTATTGCTCACCGTCTCTCCACCATAACCGATTCCGACCAGATTATCGTCATCGATCGGGGACGGGTTGCAGATTGGGGACAACATGAAGAGCTCCTTGCCTCGAGCCCCCTTTACCGGAGCATGTGGCAGGCACATATCAGCGCCAAGGATAACGTAAAGGACAACGTATACGAGGAGGCCGCACATGTTTAGCATCATCAAGCACTTTTTTGCCTTTGCCGGGGACCACCGCAAAAGGTTGCAACTTGGAATCCTGTATGCCTTTCTTAATTCGATATTTCACGCCTTTCAGATCGGTGCTCTCTACATCGTGTTGATGGCGATTATCAATGATGGGGTAACCAGCTCCACCGCCTGGACCTCCTTTGCGATCATGTTCGTCAGCTTGGTCGGCGGGATTGTTACAAAGGATGCCTCTACCATGGCCGATGCCCGGGGCAGTTTCCATCTCTGCGCGGACAAGCGTACGGAAATCGGGGATCGTATGAAGTATATGCCTATGGGTTATTTCAACAGCAACAGCCTCGGTTCCATAACGGCAACGGTGACCAGCACCATGGAGGATATCCAGGATATTGCACCGAGGGTTCTCGATAAGACGATCCACGGCTTTATTCATGCTGCCGTCATCACCATCATGATAACGGCCTTTGACTGGCGTATGGGGCTGATCGTCATCGCGGGAATCCTCTTTTTCCTCCTGGTCAATCTCCTCATGCAGCGTAAGGCAGAAGCGATAAGCCCTGCCCGTGTTGCCGCCCAGAGCGCTCTTGTTGGAGCGGTCCTCGAATATGTCCAGGGGATCGGCGTCGTTCGTTCCTTTAACCTTGCCAGAGAGGCCAATAAAACCATAGACCGGGCCATCGCCGAGTGTGAGAAGCAAAATATCGGGCTGGAGCTCGCCTTCATCCCTTTTATGTTTCTCCAGTCTCTTATTCTGAAACTTGCAAGTGTGGGTATTGTGATAGCCGCGATTTTCTTCTTTCTCGGTGGAACAATGGAGCTTTCCGTTACCCTGATGATGCTTGTTTCCGCCTTTCTTATCTACAGTCAGCTTGAAACCGCCGGCAGTATGTCGGCCCTGCTGAGAACCGTTGATTTGTCCATCAAGCGCGTTGAGGAAATCAATGGAATTCCCCTTATGGATGAAGCGGGCAAGAGCATTGTGCCCCGGGATTATAGCATCCGGGGAGAGGAGGTAAGTTTCTCCTACGATCAAAAGAGGATCATCGACAAGGTAAGTTTCGAAATTCCCCAGGGCAGCAGCGTTGCCATCGTTGGCCCTTCCGGCGGAGGAAAAACCACCCTCTGCAATCTCATCACCCGTTTCTGGGATGTGGATGAGGGGGCCATCACCCTCGGCGGAAGAAATATAAAGGATTATACCCTCGATACCCTGCTCGCCAATTTCAGTATGGTTTTTCAGCGGGTCTACCTTTTTAACGATACCATCGCGAACAACATAAAATTCGGGAATCCGGATGCGACCATGTCGGAGGTCCGGGAAGCGGCGCGAAAAGCGTGTTGCGATGATTTCATCATGGCCCTCCCCGACGGCTACGATACGGTCGTAGGTGAAGCCGGAGCCACCATATCCGGTGGGGAAAAGCAGCGAATATCCATCGCCCGGGCCATATTAAAGGATGCTCCCATCATCATTCTCGATGAAGCCACCGCCAACGTCGATCCCGAGAACGAAAATAAACTCCAGGAGGCAATAACGGAGCTGACAAAGAATAAGACGGTCATCATGATCGCCCATCGTCTAAAAACGGTCCGTAATGCGGATCAGATATGGGTGCTTTCGGGCGGCAGGATGATCCAGCGGGGGACCCACGACCGTCTCATGTCGGAGGGCGGCCTTTACGCCGACTTTATCGGTATGCGCGAGAAATCGATCGGCTGGAAGCTGGGGCAGATGGAAACTGCCTCGGTATAAGGGAGATAGAAAACGATGAACGACAAACGAGAGATGCTTCTGAATCAGGGCATGGGCAAACTTTTTGTTTCTCTGGCCCTTCCCGGCATGGCGGGAATGATCGTTATCGGACTCTACAATCTGGTGGACAGCATCTTTGTGGGCCAGTTTGTTGGACCTGCTGCGGTATCGGCGGTTGCCATGGGCTATGCGGTCATCCTTGTCAACCAGGCAATACTGAGCCTCTTCGCAACCGGTGCCTCCTCCCTCTTTTCCCGCGCCATGGGAGCGGGAGACCAGAAAACCATGGACGCCCTTTTGGGAAATGTCTTCTGGCCCGTGACCCTCTGCTCGCTTGTGCTGACCGTGATCACCTTTTCCTTTGCGCCGGAGATTTTGTTCGCCCTTGGCGCCAGGGAAGAGATTCTCAGCCTCGGAATTGATTACCTCAGGCTCTTATCGCTGGGCTTTGTCTTCGGTGCAGTGGGCCCCGCCCTGAACTTTTTGATACGAGCCGAGGGGCAGATGAAGACTGCCATGAAAATCATGGCTTTGGGCACCATTACCAACATCATCCTCGACCCCATTTTCATCAAGGTTTTGGGCATGGGAATGGAGGGGGCCGCCCTTGCTACCATAATCGGGCAAAGCCTCTTTCTTTTTGGGGATTTTGCCCACTTCAAATCGAAACAAAGCAGTATCAATCTCAGCACAAAGAGTTTTCGAATCACTTGGCCGCTTATGCCCGAAATCATCAGGGTGGGATTTTCCGGGATGATCATGTCCCTTGCGGTAGCCATTCAGCTCTCCATCCTGCTTTCGCTCAGTTCTTCCTACAGCATAAACAGTAACATCGTCATGAGCACCGCCTTTCGGATCATGAGCTTCTTTTACATTCCGATCTTCGGAATTTCTTACGGTCTGCAGCCCGTGCTGGGCGCCAATTATGGAGCAGGCCGCTTCGATAGGGTAAGGGAGGCGTTCTGGTATTTCGGCAAGGTCGCTTCCGCCATTGCTGTGGGTATATGGCTCTTCTTTCAGCTTTTTGCTCCCTTCATTCTCTCATGGTTCATTACCGATGCAGAAATTGTTGCCGAAGGAAGCCGCCAATTTCGGCTTTTTCTCTCCAGTTTTCTTTTTTACGGTCTGATTGCCGTATTTATCATGCTTTTTATGGCACTGGGGAAGGCGGGAAAGGGTGCGTTGCTGACTCTGGGACGCCAACTGTTCTTTTTTATTCCACTGGCATTACTGCTCCCTTATATGTTCGGCGAGATCGGCTTGTGGCTTTCCTATCCCCTTGGCGATCTCTGTGTCGTTCTTTTCGGGATGATTTTGGTGCGTAGTGAACTAAAGCTGCTGAAGAGGCCCCATTATGCGGGACAATAACCTCTTTTTGGAGGTCCTGGCGCTCTTTTCCGAGGGGCGACTCTGTTCTGTGAAAGATGCTGCCGATCGCCTTTCGATCGACGCTGATTTTGCCGTATACCTTATCGATGAATTATGCCGACGGGGATACCTAATAGTGATG is a window from the Sediminispirochaeta bajacaliforniensis DSM 16054 genome containing:
- a CDS encoding TetR/AcrR family transcriptional regulator, translating into MKQDDTVTRQRILVSGKEEFLEKGFVHASLRTIAKNAGVTTGAIYLYYENKEALFNALVAEPVQMLLGEYRRVQDEFASRSPQQQLNVMHEISEACLEWMIDHIYEHYDAFKLVVCCSTGTRYAAFIEQMVEIEVRSSYNFFEIMEEMGKKVRPMDDELIHILASALFSGFFEIVVHDMNKEKAKEYVACLMEFYEAGWDRLLGL
- a CDS encoding MarR family transcriptional regulator; the encoded protein is MRDNNLFLEVLALFSEGRLCSVKDAADRLSIDADFAVYLIDELCRRGYLIVMNPSSPGESVSCASCCGSGACPRSVPHAGATQGPRIWSLSFLGEGALGKG
- a CDS encoding MATE family efflux transporter — its product is MNDKREMLLNQGMGKLFVSLALPGMAGMIVIGLYNLVDSIFVGQFVGPAAVSAVAMGYAVILVNQAILSLFATGASSLFSRAMGAGDQKTMDALLGNVFWPVTLCSLVLTVITFSFAPEILFALGAREEILSLGIDYLRLLSLGFVFGAVGPALNFLIRAEGQMKTAMKIMALGTITNIILDPIFIKVLGMGMEGAALATIIGQSLFLFGDFAHFKSKQSSINLSTKSFRITWPLMPEIIRVGFSGMIMSLAVAIQLSILLSLSSSYSINSNIVMSTAFRIMSFFYIPIFGISYGLQPVLGANYGAGRFDRVREAFWYFGKVASAIAVGIWLFFQLFAPFILSWFITDAEIVAEGSRQFRLFLSSFLFYGLIAVFIMLFMALGKAGKGALLTLGRQLFFFIPLALLLPYMFGEIGLWLSYPLGDLCVVLFGMILVRSELKLLKRPHYAGQ
- a CDS encoding ABC transporter ATP-binding protein produces the protein MFSIIKHFFAFAGDHRKRLQLGILYAFLNSIFHAFQIGALYIVLMAIINDGVTSSTAWTSFAIMFVSLVGGIVTKDASTMADARGSFHLCADKRTEIGDRMKYMPMGYFNSNSLGSITATVTSTMEDIQDIAPRVLDKTIHGFIHAAVITIMITAFDWRMGLIVIAGILFFLLVNLLMQRKAEAISPARVAAQSALVGAVLEYVQGIGVVRSFNLAREANKTIDRAIAECEKQNIGLELAFIPFMFLQSLILKLASVGIVIAAIFFFLGGTMELSVTLMMLVSAFLIYSQLETAGSMSALLRTVDLSIKRVEEINGIPLMDEAGKSIVPRDYSIRGEEVSFSYDQKRIIDKVSFEIPQGSSVAIVGPSGGGKTTLCNLITRFWDVDEGAITLGGRNIKDYTLDTLLANFSMVFQRVYLFNDTIANNIKFGNPDATMSEVREAARKACCDDFIMALPDGYDTVVGEAGATISGGEKQRISIARAILKDAPIIILDEATANVDPENENKLQEAITELTKNKTVIMIAHRLKTVRNADQIWVLSGGRMIQRGTHDRLMSEGGLYADFIGMREKSIGWKLGQMETASV
- a CDS encoding ABC transporter ATP-binding protein, giving the protein MGEKQMQSGFSRLKELAAGHRGSYIASVVFAILGVAGTMVPYIAVSHIIIKLIEGQRSFAFYLSWCAVAALGYLAKSVFHSISTTLSHKATFAVISEVRYRIAEKLTRVPMGYVLNTPSGKIKNSMVEKVDSIEPALAHVLPEMTSNLLIPLCIVCYLFVLDWRMALISLITLPIGALCYMGMMKDYETKFGKYVGVSKHMNATAVEYINGIEVIKAFGRSASSYAKFSKAVRENAEYGLSWMKEVQIYFAMGIGIWPSVLIGVLPLGCVFYMNGSLSAPVFITVMILALGIVAPLLSALYYTDDIAKIGTIMGDIGSLLDEKELIRSRIPAKPQGLDIELRNLSFSYDKIEILHNVSLSIPAFSVTALVGPSGGGKSTIAKLIASFWDVDGGSVSIGGVDVRKIPSEQLNDLIAYVAQDTYLFDETVLENIRMGNPKASDDAVKAAAQSAGCHDFILALEHGYDTVAGGAGGHLSGGERQRIAIARAMLKDAPIVILDEATAYTDPENESVIQSAIAKLVEGKTLIVIAHRLSTITDSDQIIVIDRGRVADWGQHEELLASSPLYRSMWQAHISAKDNVKDNVYEEAAHV
- a CDS encoding APC family permease encodes the protein MEALQKKYGFWTATSMVVGIVIGSGVFFKADDVLKASGGRLPIALLAWLIGGTIMVVTSYVFSKMATRIEKVNGVVDYFEAAYGKKAGYLVAWFMTFIYYPTLVSVLAWVSANYTVGLLGLPQLLWPLSAVYLVLFFLLNIFSPVLAGKWQVSATIIKLIPLGLVAIVGIIGGLVTGQTIQSFTVSAQNISGGGLAVATLATAFAYEGWIIATSINAELKDAKKNLPKALVVGASVVVLVYMLYYLGISGFLSNDQVMAAGDAAPVQVISLVFGRLGGTLLTVFVVISCLGTLNGLVMGSVRGMFSIASRDLGPTPHIFKKVSEKRDSMVNSGIAGLVLSAIWLMVWYGNFHNWWGGFMDISELPIAFLYVIYLAIYFWMMKTFTDLPFGSRVIAPLLAAAGSLYIIFGAVQKDMFFQFFIITLIVVAASVPFLVRKKYSLPA